Proteins encoded together in one Vigna angularis cultivar LongXiaoDou No.4 chromosome 5, ASM1680809v1, whole genome shotgun sequence window:
- the LOC108346516 gene encoding secreted RxLR effector protein 161-like — MLQEFQMSDLGKLSYFLGIEFTTTDIGMMMHQSRYVIDMLTKFNMDQCNSASTPAEVGIKLEKDPEEEVVDPTEYRRMVGSLRYLCNTRPDISYSVGLVSRFMQNPRMSNLNAVKRILRYLKGTTEYGIRLPKYGAGGEVRVIAYSDFDWCGDKGDRKSTIGYVFYFDGAPISWSSTKEPVVALSSCEVEYIAACEATCQAAWLDSLMKELKIEGIGKVRLLVDNKSAIDLTKHPTSHGRSKHIETRFHFIRE; from the coding sequence ATGCTACAGGAGTTTCAGATGAGTGACTTGGGTAAACTTAGTTACTTTCTTGGGATTGAGTTCACTACAACTGATATAGGTATGATGATGCATCAGTCTAGATACGTTATAGACATGTTAACTAAGTTTAACATGGATCAATGCAACTCTGCTAGTACTCCAGCAGAAGTTGGCATAAAACTCGAGAAAGATCCTGAAGAAGAAGTTGTTGACCCTACTGAGTATAGAAGAATGGTTGGGAGCCTAAGGTACTTGTGCAATACAAGACCTGATATTAGCTATAGTGTGGGTTTGGTCAGCAGATTTATGCAAAATCCCAGAATGTCTAATCTGAATGCTGTAAAGAGGATCCTAAGGTATCTAAAAGGTACCACTGAGTATGGAATTCGACTGCCTAAGTATGGAGCAGGAGGAGAGGTAAGAGTAATTGCTTACTCTGACTTTGATTGGTGTGGGGACAAGGGTGACAGGAAGAGTACAATAGGGTATGTGTTCTACTTTGATGGGGCACCTATCTCTTGGAGCTCTACAAAGGAACCTGTTGTAGCTCTGTCTTCATGTGAAGTAGAGTACATTGCGGCATGTGAAGCCACTTGTCAAGCAGCCTGGCTTGACTCACTGATGAAGGAGCTGAAGATTGAAGGGATAGGGAAGGTCAGACTGCTTGTTGACAACAAGTCAGCCATTGACCTGACTAAGCATCCTACATCACATGGTAGGAGCAAACATATTGAGACTCGATTTCATTTTATCAGAGAGTAA